DNA from Thermoanaerobaculia bacterium:
TTTAGCGGTGGGAGCCTTGAGACTTCTTTCTCGCCTTTGATTTCTTGGGGGCGAACTTCACGGAGGATTTCGCCTTCTTGTCAGTTGTCTTGGTGGCCAGGACAGGTCTCGCCCAGGCCACAGACTCAGCGAGTCGGCTCAGCTTTCGGGTTATCCGAAGAGATGTCGCATGAGAGAGGCCAATCTCTTTGTGCATTCGATCGGCCACACGCTCAATACCAGTCATACCGACCAGTCTGAACTTCATCATTGTAGTTGTCAAATTTTTCCCGCTCTCCTTCGAATCCCCAATCACACAAGTGGGCTACTCCCCCGCCGCCGACGCCTTGTCCATGAACCACAGCGTCCGCGCCGCCTTAACCCGGGCCGCCGGGTAGTCGCCGCCCGCCTCGATCTTCCGGACGATTTCGCGCTTCTCTTTCCCTTCCACGAGAAACAGGGCTTCGCGCGCGGCGTTGAGCGCCGGATAGGTCAACGTCAAACGCCAGGAGCCGAGCGAGGGAACGAAGTTCGCGGCGCAAGAGCGGTCCGTGATCGCGAGAACGGCCGAGCCGGGAAAGAGCGAAGCCGTGTGACCGTCCAAACCGACCCCGAGAAAAACCAGGTCGAGGACGGGTGGAGCACCGGCGGCCGAAACGAGCTCCTTCTCGTAGAGCGAAGCGGCTTCCTCCGGCTCACGCTCGGCCTTCCAGCGATGCACGTTCTCCGCGGGGATCGGGACCCGCGAGAGAAGCGTCTCCGCAGCCATGCGGTAGTTGCTCTTCGGGTCTTCCGGCGGCACGCATCGCTCGTCGCCCCAGAAAAGATGCACCAGCCGCCAGTCGAGCTCGCCGGCCCCTTCGGCGATCGCGGCGTGGGATGCGCGGGGCGTGTCGCCCCCCGAGAGCGCGGTTAGAAAGCGCCCGCGCCGGCGGATCGCCTCGTCTGCGCGCCGGAAGAACTCGGCGGCCGCCTCGCAGGCGAGCGCCGACGGTGTTTCGAAAACGGAACGCGTCATGCGCGCTCCGGACTAAAGTGTCCGCCAGCGGCGCCCGTCCCGTTCGACGAACGTGTTCGCCGCGACCTCGGGTCCCATCGTGCCGGCGGGATAGTTCGGGAAATCGCGCGGCTTCTTCCGTCCCCACCCTTCGAGGATCGGCGTCACGACCCGCCAGGCCTCCTCGACCTCGTCGCCGCGGGTGAAGAGGGTCGCGTCGCCGTGCATGATGTCGAGGAGCAGCCGCTCGTAACCGCCCTGCCGGGCGGCGCCGAGCTGGTCGTATGGAAAGTCCATGAACTCGGGCGTGACCCGCATTCCCGCCCCGGGGATCTTCGCGAGGAACTTCAGGGAGATCCCCTCGTCCGGCTGGATCTTCAGGGTGAGCACGTTCTTCTCGATGCGCGCGGCAATCCCGGCGTCTTTCACGAAGATCGTCATGTGCGGAACGTCGCGGAACTCGATCGCGATCTCGGTCGTGCGCTTCGTGAGCCGTTTGCCGGAACGGAGATAGAACGGGACGCCCGCCCATCGCCAGTTGTCGATGAAAAACCGGACGGCGGCGTACGTCGGCGTCGTCGAGCTCCGGGCCACGCCCGGCTCCTGCCGGTAACCCGCGACCTCCTCGCCGCCGACCACGCCGGGCCCGTACTGCCCTCGCACCGCCCAGTCGTCGATCCGATCCGCGGGAATCGGGCGGATCGACCGAAGCACCTTCACCTTCTCGCTGCGGACCGACTCGGCGTCGAGCCGGACCGGCGCCTCCATGGCGGTGAGACACAGGAGCTGAAGGAGGTGGTTCTGGAACATGTCGCGGACGATCCCCGCCGACTCGTAGTAACCTGCGCGATGCCCCACGCCGAGCGACTCCGCGACGGCGATCTGCACGTTGTCCACGTAACGGCGGTTCCAGAGGGGCTCGAAGATCCCGTTGGCGAAGCGCAGGACGAGGATGTTCTGGACGGTCTCCTTCCCGAGGTAGTGATCGATCCGAAAGATCTGATCCTCGCGGAATACACGATGGATCTCCGCGTTCAACGCCCGGGCGGAGTCGAGGTCGTGTCCGAACGGCTTCTCGACGACGACCCGCGAGAAGCAACCCTTCTCCTCCGTCGCGAGGCCGACGCGGCCGAGCTCTCCGACGATCACCGGATCGACCCCCGGCGGCGTCGCGAGGTAGAAGACGTGATTTTCGGGGCAGTCCTCCCCCTTGCGCCGCGCTTTGGCGAGAACCCCGCGGAGCCGGCGATACGTCGCCGCTTCGTGAAACTCTCCCGCGACGTAGAAGAACCGGCCCAGGAGCTCGGGAGGGAGCTCGGTGACCTGAAGCGGATCCGTCGTGAACTTCGCGACCGCCGCCTGCATCGCGGCGCGGAACCCGGCATCGGTCATCGGGCTCCGGGCGACCCCGACGACGAAGAACCCGTCCGGGAGCGCGCGCTCCTTGCCGAGCTTCGCGAGCGCCGGCACCAGCATGCGGGCGGTGAGGTCGCCGGAGGCGCCGAAGATCACCAGCGCGCAGGGTTCAGGGGCGGGGGAAGCGGCGATCGCTTCGGCCGGCGACGCGGCGCCCTGCCGGAGCGCGCCGTGCTCGGATTTCGCGGGGCGCGCCGCCGGAGGCCGGCTTCGAGCGCGTCTCGCCTTCTTTCCCCCGCGTTTCTGGCTCTTCCCCGGTCGATTTCGATGGCCCGCGGCCGTCACGACTTCTTCACCGCGTGGCCGCCGAACTCGTTGCGGAGCGCGGCGATCGCGCGGGCCGAGAACGAATCGGCCTGGCGGGAGCGGAAGCGCGCGAAGAGGGCGTCGGCCAGCGCGGGAGCGGGGACCGCGTGGTCGATCGCCTCCTCGAGCGTCCAGCGCCCCTCGCCGGAGTCGTCCACCCACCCCTTGATGTGCTCGAGCTTCGGGTCCTTCCCGAGCGCGTCGGTCAGCAGATCCAGGAGCCACGAGCGCACCACCGAGCCGTAACGCCAGATCCCGGCGATCTGCGGAAGATCGAGCGAGAAATCGGAGGCGTTCAGGATCTCGAATCCCTCGCCGAGGGACTGCAGCATCGCGTATTCGATCCCGTTGTGGACCATCTTGACGTAATGGCCCGCGCCGGAGGTCCCGACGCGCGCGAACCCGTGCTCGGGAGCGAGCGTCTCGAAGATCGGCCGCGCGCGCTCGACGGCCGCCGCGTCCCCGCCGACCATCAGGCAGTAGCCGTTCTCGAGGCCCCAGACGCCCCCCGACGTGCCGGCATCGACGAAGAAGACGCCGCGCCGGGCGAGCTCGTCGGCGCGCCGCATCGAATCGCGGTAGAACGAGTTCCCTCCGTCGATCACGATGTCGCCGGCCGCGAGCCCCGGGCCGAGGGCGCCGATCGTCTCGTCGACCGGCGCGCCCGCCGGGATCATCAGCCAGACGACCGCCGGCTTCGGTAGCGAGCGCAGCAGCGCTTCCGGCGAGGGCGCCCACTCCGCCCCCGCGTCGCGCGCCGCCGGTTCCTCGTTCCCCTTCGACCAGGCGACGACCGCGTGGCCGCCGCGCGTCAGCCGCTTCGTCATGTTGGCGCCCATCCGGCCGAGACCGATCATTCCGAGCTTCATTTTCGTTTCTCCAACGCCGACCGCACGCGGTCGGCCCAGGCCGAAAGCGCGTCGGCGGACGGGCCGGAGCCCACGGCGCCCGAGAACGGGAGGCCGCGGCTCCGAAGCGCCTTCTCGTCCCCGATCGCCTGCGCCTCGAGGAACGTCGCGAAACCGTAGCCCGCTCCCGGGATCGCGACGTCGGACTCGCCCGGGTCCACGACCTGGAGGAAGACGCCTTCGTGCGGCCCTCCCTTGTGGAGCTGTCCGGTCGAGTGGAGGAACCGCGGCCCGAAGCCGACCGTCGTCGCGCAGTGCGTCCGGTTGCGCAGCTCCCGGCGCAGCCGAAGCAGGGTGTCCTCGTTCTTCGGGCTGCGGTCGGCGTAGGCCTGGAGGGCGAGATAGTCGCGGCCCGGACGCGCCTGTGCGACAAGGCGCTCGAGAGTCTCCCCATGGAACGCGATCCCTCGCTCGTCGCGGCGGCCCCGCTCGCGCGGCAGCGACTTCGTGCGCCCGTACTCGGCGAGCACCGCGTTGGTGTTGTCCTTCGATTCCTGCACGTTCGGCTGGTCGAACGGGTCGATCCCCAGGACCGCGCCCGCGACGGCAACCGCGAATTCCCAGACGAACATGCGCGCGCCGAGGTCGTACCGGTCGCGCCACGCGCGCGCCCGCACGGGGTGCCCCTCCTGCGCCAGACGGTCCAGTTTCTCGTCGATCGGCCCCGCGTCTTCGGCGCCGTCCAGCCGCTCGTAGAGGAAGAAGCGATCCGGCGCGTAGTCCTCCGGCCAGCCGAGCGGCTCCCCGTCGACCGGCACGATCCCCGCGCCTTCCTTGCCCGTCGATTCGGCGACCAGCTGCTCGAGCCAGGGGCCGAACGGCGCGATCGCCGCGGTGCAGACGATCGTCGCCTTGTCGCGGCCGGCCGCCGCGAAACGGCCGAGCGCGGCGCCGAGCGCGAGACCGGGATTGCGCCCGCCCCGGGCGCGGCACGCCTGGGCCGCCTCGTCGGCGCGCTCCAGCAGTCGCGGCAGGTCGACGCCGCACAGCGCCGCCGGGACGAGACCGAAGTACGACAGCGCGGAGTACCGCCCGCCGATCCCCGGCAGATTCTCGAAGACGTCGGCGAAACGGTTCTCGATGGCGAGTTTCTCGAGAGGCGATCCGGAGTCGGTGATCGCGACGAACTGCTCGCCCGCTCGCTCCGCGGATCCCGCGCGGCGCAGCACCTGCTCGTGGAAGTACCGGAATTGCGAGATCGTCTCGAGCGTTCCCCCGGACTTGGAGGAGACGAGGAAGAGCGTCGCGTCGGGGTCGATTCGGGCGGACGCGTCGCGCACCTGCTCCGGCGACGTCGAGTCCAGGACGATCAGCTCCGGCGCCTCGGGGCGGCCGAGGATCCGGCCGAAGACCTCGGGCGCGAGCGAGGAGCCGCCCATGCCGCAGAGCACGACGTGCCGCCGGTCGCGCCGGGCGTGCGCCGCCCAACCCTCGAGATCCTGCGCGCGGCGCAGCATCTCCGACGGCGCGTCGAGCCAGCCGAGCGCGTCCTCGATGATCGCCCGATGCTTCTCGTCCGATTTCCACGCGAACGCGTCGCGGCGCCAGACGCGGTCGACGAACTCCTCGCGGCCGAGCCGGGCCTCGATCTCGCGGACACGGGACCCCTCCGGCCCCAGCCGGAGCCAGTCCCGCGCGGGCGCGCGCTTCACCGGCGCGCCGTGACGCCCGCGACCGGCTGGCGTCGCTTCGCCTCGAGCCCCGCGAGGAGCTCCTGGTACGAATCCTCGAACTTCCGGACCCCGTCGGCTTCGGAGAAGTTGTCGGTGATGTCGTGGTAGTCGATGCCGAAGTCCGCCAGGGCGGCGATCTCGCGCCCGGCCTCCTCGACGCCGCGCGTGATCGTCTCTTCCGGACGGCCGTGGTCGAGATAGGCGTCCATGGTCTTGATCGGCATCGTGTTGACGGCCGGCCCGCCGATCAGCTCCTGCACGTACAGGATGTCGGAATAGCTCTTGTTCTTCGTCGACGTCGAGGCCCAGAGGCAGCGCTGCAGGCGCGCCCCCTTCTTCGCGAGCGCTTCCCACCGCGCGCCGGAGAAGATCGCGCGGAACTTCGCGAACGCGATCTTCGCGTTGTCGACGGCGATCTTTCCCTTCAGCGATTCGAGCCGGCGGCGCCGCTCCGGGTCCTTCTCGCCCGAGAGCGCCGCCTCGATGCGCCGGTCGGTCTCGGTGTCGATCCGGGACACGAAGAAGGAGGCGACGGAAGCGACCGGACGGGGGTCTCCGCCCGAGCGGACGAACTCCTCCAGCCCGGAGAGGTACGCCTCGGCGACCTCGGCGTAGCGGTCGACGGAGAAGATGAGCGTGATGTTGATCGACTTTCCGAGCGCGGTCATCCGCCGGATCGCGGGGATCCCCTCGGGCGTGGCGGGGATTTTGACCATCAGGTTCGGCTTCGCGATTTCGCGGTGATACCGCGAGGCCTCCGCGATCGTCCCGTCCGTGTCGGCGGCCAGCGACGGCAGGACCTCGATCGAGACGTAGCCGTCCTCGCCTCCGGTGGCGTCGTGGACGGGGCGCAGGACGTCGCACGCCTCCTTGATGTCCTGGATCGCGAGGGCATCGAAGATCTCCGGCGTGCTCTTGCCGGCCGCGGCGAGCGTCTCGACGTCGGCGTCGTAAGCGTTCCCTTCCGAGAGCGCCTTCTGGAAGATCGACGGATTCGAAGTGACGCCGACGACCGCCTTCTCGTCGATCAACTTCTTCAGGCCGCCGCCGCGGATCATGTCGCGGGAGAGCTCGTCGCACCACACCGACACACCGAAATCCTTCAGACGAAACAGGGAGTTCTTCGCGGCGCTCATTTCTTTCTCACCTCCGGAAATTCGAAAACGCCCGTACGGGCGTCGAGCTCGATCTGGTTCACTTTCTCGAGACGGCGGACGTGGCGCTCGGCGCCGGAGAACCGCGCGCCGAGAAACGCCGCCGCGACCTCCTTCGCGAGCGCGCCGCCGATCACGCGGGCTCCCAACGCGAGGATGTTCGCGTCGTCGTCCTCCACCCCCTGCCGCGCGGAGAACGTATCGTGGCAGACGGCGCCGCGCGCCCGCGGAACCTTGTTGACGGCGACCGACGCCCCCACGCCCGAGCCGCAGACGACGATCCCGCGTTCCGCCTCGCCGCGCGCGACCGCGACCGCGACCGCTCGCGCGAAGTCCGGGTAGTCGTCGGCGGGGTCGTACCGGGCGTTGCCGAGGTCCACGACGCGATGGCCCGCCGATTCGGCCCAGGCGAGGAGCTCGCGCTTGAGCTCCAGGCCCGCGTGGTCGCTCCCGAACGCGACCTTCACTTCTTCCTCCGGGTCCGCCGCCCGGGCGTGACCCGCGCGGCGGCCTTGGCGACCTTCTGGTTTCCGGCCCGCTTCGCGGCTCTTCCGCCGGCGGTGCGCTTCGCGGCGCGCGGATGCTTCGCCGCGGCCAGTCTCGCGGCCTCCCTCGCGACGTGCTCCGGCGTGAAGCCCGCTTCCTTCATGTTCGTCGCGCCCGGCGCCGAGGCGCCGAAGCGGTCGATGCCGATCGCGATCCCGCGGGGCCCCACGTATTTGTCCCACCCGAACGTCGTTCCCGCCTCGATCGAGACGCGCGCGGCGACCTCGGGCGGCAGCACCTTCTCGCGCCACGCCCGGGGCTGGCGGTCGAAGAGCCACGTCGACGGCATCGAGACCACCCTTGCGGGGATCTTCTTCTTCGACAGGAGCTCCTGGGCCTCGAGCGCGACCGAGATTTCCGACCCGGAGGCGATCAGGACGACCTCCGGCTTTCCCCCGGGCGCTTCGGAAAGGATGTAGCCGCCGCGATCGACCCGCATCGCCCGGCCGTACTTCGCCGGGTCGAGGACGGGCACGCCCTGCCGCGTCAGCACGAGCCCGACGGGCCCCCCGGTGTGGGCGATCGCGACCTTCCACGCCTGCGCGGTCTCGTTGGCGTCGGCCGGGCGGATCAGAACGATGCCCGGCATCGCCCGGAACGACGCGAGCTGCTCGACCGGCTGGTGCGTCGGCCCGTCCTCGCCGAGGCCGATCGAGTCGTGGGTCCAGACCCAGATCACGGGAAGCTCGGAGAGCGCCGCCAGACGAACCGAGGGGCGCATGTAGTCGGAGAAGATGAAGAACGTCGCGCCGAAGGGGCGCACGCCCCCGTGCGCGGCCATGCCGTTCAACGCCGCGCCCATCGCGTGCTCGCGCACG
Protein-coding regions in this window:
- the pgl gene encoding 6-phosphogluconolactonase codes for the protein MTRSVFETPSALACEAAAEFFRRADEAIRRRGRFLTALSGGDTPRASHAAIAEGAGELDWRLVHLFWGDERCVPPEDPKSNYRMAAETLLSRVPIPAENVHRWKAEREPEEAASLYEKELVSAAGAPPVLDLVFLGVGLDGHTASLFPGSAVLAITDRSCAANFVPSLGSWRLTLTYPALNAAREALFLVEGKEKREIVRKIEAGGDYPAARVKAARTLWFMDKASAAGE
- the zwf gene encoding glucose-6-phosphate dehydrogenase, which encodes MIFGASGDLTARMLVPALAKLGKERALPDGFFVVGVARSPMTDAGFRAAMQAAVAKFTTDPLQVTELPPELLGRFFYVAGEFHEAATYRRLRGVLAKARRKGEDCPENHVFYLATPPGVDPVIVGELGRVGLATEEKGCFSRVVVEKPFGHDLDSARALNAEIHRVFREDQIFRIDHYLGKETVQNILVLRFANGIFEPLWNRRYVDNVQIAVAESLGVGHRAGYYESAGIVRDMFQNHLLQLLCLTAMEAPVRLDAESVRSEKVKVLRSIRPIPADRIDDWAVRGQYGPGVVGGEEVAGYRQEPGVARSSTTPTYAAVRFFIDNWRWAGVPFYLRSGKRLTKRTTEIAIEFRDVPHMTIFVKDAGIAARIEKNVLTLKIQPDEGISLKFLAKIPGAGMRVTPEFMDFPYDQLGAARQGGYERLLLDIMHGDATLFTRGDEVEEAWRVVTPILEGWGRKKPRDFPNYPAGTMGPEVAANTFVERDGRRWRTL
- the gnd gene encoding decarboxylating 6-phosphogluconate dehydrogenase encodes the protein MKLGMIGLGRMGANMTKRLTRGGHAVVAWSKGNEEPAARDAGAEWAPSPEALLRSLPKPAVVWLMIPAGAPVDETIGALGPGLAAGDIVIDGGNSFYRDSMRRADELARRGVFFVDAGTSGGVWGLENGYCLMVGGDAAAVERARPIFETLAPEHGFARVGTSGAGHYVKMVHNGIEYAMLQSLGEGFEILNASDFSLDLPQIAGIWRYGSVVRSWLLDLLTDALGKDPKLEHIKGWVDDSGEGRWTLEEAIDHAVPAPALADALFARFRSRQADSFSARAIAALRNEFGGHAVKKS
- a CDS encoding glucose-6-phosphate isomerase: MKRAPARDWLRLGPEGSRVREIEARLGREEFVDRVWRRDAFAWKSDEKHRAIIEDALGWLDAPSEMLRRAQDLEGWAAHARRDRRHVVLCGMGGSSLAPEVFGRILGRPEAPELIVLDSTSPEQVRDASARIDPDATLFLVSSKSGGTLETISQFRYFHEQVLRRAGSAERAGEQFVAITDSGSPLEKLAIENRFADVFENLPGIGGRYSALSYFGLVPAALCGVDLPRLLERADEAAQACRARGGRNPGLALGAALGRFAAAGRDKATIVCTAAIAPFGPWLEQLVAESTGKEGAGIVPVDGEPLGWPEDYAPDRFFLYERLDGAEDAGPIDEKLDRLAQEGHPVRARAWRDRYDLGARMFVWEFAVAVAGAVLGIDPFDQPNVQESKDNTNAVLAEYGRTKSLPRERGRRDERGIAFHGETLERLVAQARPGRDYLALQAYADRSPKNEDTLLRLRRELRNRTHCATTVGFGPRFLHSTGQLHKGGPHEGVFLQVVDPGESDVAIPGAGYGFATFLEAQAIGDEKALRSRGLPFSGAVGSGPSADALSAWADRVRSALEKRK
- the tal gene encoding transaldolase gives rise to the protein MSAAKNSLFRLKDFGVSVWCDELSRDMIRGGGLKKLIDEKAVVGVTSNPSIFQKALSEGNAYDADVETLAAAGKSTPEIFDALAIQDIKEACDVLRPVHDATGGEDGYVSIEVLPSLAADTDGTIAEASRYHREIAKPNLMVKIPATPEGIPAIRRMTALGKSINITLIFSVDRYAEVAEAYLSGLEEFVRSGGDPRPVASVASFFVSRIDTETDRRIEAALSGEKDPERRRRLESLKGKIAVDNAKIAFAKFRAIFSGARWEALAKKGARLQRCLWASTSTKNKSYSDILYVQELIGGPAVNTMPIKTMDAYLDHGRPEETITRGVEEAGREIAALADFGIDYHDITDNFSEADGVRKFEDSYQELLAGLEAKRRQPVAGVTARR
- a CDS encoding RpiB/LacA/LacB family sugar-phosphate isomerase, whose protein sequence is MKVAFGSDHAGLELKRELLAWAESAGHRVVDLGNARYDPADDYPDFARAVAVAVARGEAERGIVVCGSGVGASVAVNKVPRARGAVCHDTFSARQGVEDDDANILALGARVIGGALAKEVAAAFLGARFSGAERHVRRLEKVNQIELDARTGVFEFPEVRKK